Proteins encoded together in one Hymenobacter monticola window:
- a CDS encoding NADH-quinone oxidoreductase subunit N, whose protein sequence is MTSIILLSVFGIVNLFLGFLRSNKVLLPGAMLLLLAVFGANYADWNSEPASYFNHMLVVDHYTVAFTGIVLLTAIVLLPFSRSYVVSGEPNLAEYYALLLFSLVGAIMMIGYDHLLMLFVGIEILSISMYVLAGSSKRDSRSNEAALKYFLMGAFATGILLFGVALLYGATGTFALSQLAAAVAAPANASLQPMLYIGILMMIIGIGFKVSAAPFHFWTPDVYEGTPTFFTAFMSTVVKTAGFAAFLKLLAVALPAAQGFWMPTIQAMCALTLLLGNVGAAAQDSPKRMLAYSSVSHAGYLLIGLVASKGVLKGEAASAIFFYSLAYSIATVASFGVLKLVNDHRQNDSYAGLNGLGRTNPLLAFVMTVAMLSLAGIPLTGGFFGKFFLLAAAVGQGYIGLVVFAVIMSMVGLYYYLRPLIAMYLRPADENATPVPVDGIQSATLVVLALLTIILGIAPGFLSGLL, encoded by the coding sequence ATGACCTCCATCATTCTCCTCTCCGTCTTCGGCATCGTCAACCTGTTCCTGGGCTTCCTGCGCTCGAACAAGGTGCTGCTGCCCGGCGCTATGCTGCTGCTGCTGGCCGTGTTCGGGGCCAACTACGCCGACTGGAACAGCGAGCCCGCGTCGTACTTCAACCACATGCTGGTGGTCGACCACTACACGGTGGCCTTCACCGGCATTGTGCTGCTCACGGCCATTGTGCTGTTGCCCTTCTCGCGCAGCTACGTGGTTTCGGGCGAGCCTAACCTGGCCGAATACTACGCCCTGCTGCTGTTCTCGTTGGTGGGCGCCATCATGATGATAGGCTACGACCACCTGCTGATGCTATTCGTGGGCATTGAAATCCTGAGCATCAGCATGTACGTGCTGGCTGGCAGCAGCAAGCGCGACTCGCGCTCCAACGAAGCCGCCCTCAAGTATTTCCTGATGGGCGCGTTTGCAACCGGCATTTTGCTCTTTGGCGTGGCGCTGCTCTATGGTGCTACCGGCACTTTTGCCCTCTCGCAGCTGGCCGCTGCCGTGGCCGCCCCAGCCAATGCCAGCCTGCAGCCCATGCTCTACATCGGCATTCTGATGATGATTATCGGCATCGGCTTCAAGGTGTCGGCCGCGCCGTTCCACTTCTGGACGCCCGACGTGTACGAGGGCACGCCCACCTTTTTCACTGCCTTCATGAGCACGGTGGTGAAGACGGCCGGTTTTGCCGCCTTCCTCAAGCTGCTGGCCGTGGCCCTGCCAGCGGCTCAGGGCTTCTGGATGCCCACCATTCAGGCCATGTGTGCCCTCACGCTGCTACTCGGCAACGTGGGCGCGGCCGCCCAAGACAGTCCCAAGCGTATGCTGGCCTACTCCAGCGTGAGCCATGCCGGCTACTTGCTCATCGGCCTCGTGGCCAGCAAAGGCGTGCTGAAAGGCGAAGCCGCCAGCGCCATTTTCTTCTACTCGCTGGCTTACTCCATCGCTACCGTAGCATCCTTCGGCGTGCTGAAACTGGTGAACGACCACCGCCAAAACGACTCTTACGCCGGCCTCAACGGCCTGGGTCGCACCAACCCGCTACTGGCCTTTGTGATGACGGTGGCCATGCTGTCGCTGGCCGGCATCCCGCTCACGGGGGGCTTCTTTGGCAAGTTTTTCCTGCTGGCGGCGGCCGTGGGTCAGGGCTATATCGGTCTTGTAGTATTCGCCGTCATCATGAGCATGGTGGGCCTCTATTACTACCTGCGCCCGCTCATCGCCATGTACCTGCGCCCGGCCGACGAAAATGCCACCCCCGTGCCGGTGGACGGTATTCAGTCGGCGACGTTGGTGGTGCTGGCGCTGCTCACCATCATCCTCGGCATTGCACCGGGCTTTTTGAGCGGGCTGCTTTAG
- a CDS encoding complex I subunit 4 family protein, protein MLTAVLLFLPLAAALLLLLTKGATARALALGASLIEFGLAVYTAFAFKNSGAAGFDLNYSWIPSAGINFHLGLDGLSLLLVLLTTFLVPLILLSAFKRDFDNPTAFYALVLFMQTGLLGVFTSLDAFLFYFFWEVALIPIYFLAGAWGGERRVAITLKFFLYTVVGSLLMLAGFVYLYLQTGPAAGSLAAHSSELSAFYSLKLSAAEQSWLFWLIFAAFAVKMPIFPFHTWQPDTYTDAPAPATMLLSGIMLKMGIYGTMRWLLPVVPLGVSQWQKPVIILSVIGIIYGAIIAIRQRDVKRLIAYSSLSHVGLMAAGVFSLTATGLQGTVVQMLAHGVNVVGMFFIADAIERRTGTRYIPDLGGLTRRTPVLSVCFLVMLLSTVALPLTGGFVGEFLLLAGVYQYNAWVGAVAGLTIIFSAVYLLRMFQRVMLGPDSAFSETITDLTGSELLVLVPLIALVFWIGLFPNSFLHLAEPAVASILEVVARGR, encoded by the coding sequence ATGCTGACTGCTGTTCTGCTTTTCCTCCCTTTGGCCGCCGCGCTGCTGCTGCTGCTCACCAAGGGAGCCACCGCCCGGGCCCTCGCGCTGGGCGCCTCGCTCATCGAATTTGGCCTCGCGGTGTACACCGCCTTCGCCTTCAAAAACAGCGGCGCTGCCGGCTTCGACCTCAACTACAGCTGGATTCCCTCGGCCGGCATCAACTTTCACCTTGGCCTCGACGGCCTGAGCTTGCTGCTGGTGCTGCTCACCACCTTTCTGGTTCCGCTTATCCTGCTCAGCGCCTTCAAGCGCGATTTCGACAACCCGACGGCCTTCTACGCCCTCGTGCTGTTCATGCAAACCGGCCTGCTGGGCGTGTTCACCTCGCTCGATGCTTTCCTATTCTACTTCTTTTGGGAAGTGGCCCTCATTCCGATTTACTTCTTGGCCGGTGCCTGGGGCGGCGAGCGTCGCGTGGCCATTACCCTCAAGTTCTTCTTGTACACCGTGGTAGGCTCGCTGCTGATGCTGGCCGGCTTCGTGTACCTGTACCTGCAAACCGGCCCTGCCGCCGGCTCGCTGGCCGCGCACTCCTCGGAGCTGTCGGCCTTTTACAGCCTGAAACTAAGCGCCGCCGAGCAGTCGTGGCTGTTCTGGCTGATTTTCGCGGCCTTCGCTGTGAAGATGCCCATCTTCCCCTTCCACACCTGGCAGCCCGACACCTACACCGACGCCCCCGCCCCGGCCACCATGCTGCTCTCGGGCATCATGCTGAAAATGGGCATCTACGGCACCATGCGCTGGCTGCTTCCTGTCGTGCCGCTGGGCGTGAGCCAGTGGCAGAAGCCGGTTATCATCCTTTCGGTCATCGGCATCATCTATGGCGCCATCATCGCCATTCGCCAGCGCGACGTGAAGCGCCTCATCGCCTACTCCTCGCTCTCGCACGTGGGTTTAATGGCTGCCGGCGTGTTCTCGCTCACTGCTACCGGCCTGCAGGGCACTGTGGTGCAGATGCTGGCCCACGGTGTGAACGTGGTGGGCATGTTCTTCATCGCCGACGCCATTGAGCGCCGCACCGGCACCCGCTACATCCCCGACCTCGGCGGCCTCACCCGTCGCACGCCCGTGCTGTCCGTTTGCTTCCTGGTGATGTTGCTGAGCACCGTGGCCCTGCCGCTCACCGGCGGCTTCGTGGGCGAATTTCTGCTGCTGGCCGGCGTGTATCAATACAACGCCTGGGTGGGCGCCGTGGCCGGCCTCACCATCATTTTCTCGGCCGTGTACCTGCTGCGCATGTTTCAGCGCGTGATGCTCGGCCCCGATTCGGCCTTCTCCGAAACCATCACCGACCTCACCGGTAGCGAGCTGCTGGTGCTGGTGCCGCTCATCGCGCTGGTGTTCTGGATTGGCCTGTTTCCGAACTCGTTCCTGCACCTGGCCGAGCCGGCCGTTGCAAGCATATTAGAAGTAGTCGCCCGCGGCCGCTAA
- a CDS encoding serine hydrolase domain-containing protein gives MKKLLLACCCLLGLLLSDNPAQAQTQTLYFPSLTGSTWASTTPASLGWCQPQLDSLLAFAGRKGSKSLLILKDGRMVVEQYYGTYTADSVWYWASAGKSLTATLVGLAQQDGILSLNDSTSRYLGRWTSATRPQQRQITIRHQLTMTTGLDDTPPAPCDNESTTPSCLRYLAPSATRWAYHTGAYRTLQDVLTQASGASSMTQYTNQRLGNRIGMTGVWVNDVYYSKARSMARFGLFILARGAWNGTQIMTDGAYFQAMTTPSQTMNRSYGYLWWVNGQASYKLPGSQLTFSGSFTPAAPADMIAALGKNDQKIYVVPSLGLVVVRQGQSAGQRTLAASSFDNELWTKIMAVFCRPMATAASSEAASYGAFPNPAVEILTLRQPAPTAVNVRLLDALGCQVRRQPTAGIETSVSVAALAPGLYTVQWLDAAGRVLASRRVARL, from the coding sequence ATGAAAAAACTGCTACTCGCTTGCTGCTGCCTCCTGGGCTTGCTTTTGAGTGATAATCCGGCTCAGGCCCAAACCCAGACGCTCTACTTTCCTTCCCTCACCGGCAGTACCTGGGCCAGCACCACGCCCGCCAGCCTGGGCTGGTGCCAGCCGCAGCTCGATTCGCTGCTGGCTTTTGCCGGGCGCAAGGGCAGCAAGTCGCTGCTCATTCTAAAAGATGGGCGCATGGTGGTGGAGCAATACTACGGCACTTACACCGCCGATTCAGTCTGGTACTGGGCCTCGGCGGGCAAGTCGCTCACGGCCACACTGGTGGGCCTGGCGCAGCAGGACGGCATTCTGAGCCTCAACGACAGCACCTCCCGCTACCTGGGCCGCTGGACCAGCGCCACCCGTCCCCAGCAACGCCAGATTACCATCCGGCACCAACTCACGATGACCACCGGGCTCGACGACACCCCGCCCGCGCCCTGCGACAACGAAAGCACCACGCCTAGCTGCCTGCGCTACCTCGCCCCGTCCGCCACGCGCTGGGCCTACCACACCGGCGCCTACCGCACCCTGCAAGACGTGCTCACGCAAGCCAGCGGCGCCAGTAGCATGACGCAATACACCAACCAGCGCCTCGGCAACCGCATTGGCATGACGGGCGTGTGGGTCAACGATGTGTATTACAGCAAAGCCCGCAGCATGGCCCGGTTCGGCCTCTTCATCCTAGCCCGCGGCGCCTGGAACGGCACTCAGATTATGACTGATGGCGCCTACTTCCAGGCCATGACCACCCCCAGCCAGACGATGAACCGCAGCTACGGCTACCTCTGGTGGGTCAACGGCCAGGCCAGCTACAAGCTGCCCGGCTCGCAGCTGACTTTCTCGGGGTCTTTCACACCGGCCGCACCCGCCGACATGATTGCCGCCCTTGGCAAAAACGACCAAAAGATTTACGTGGTGCCCAGCCTGGGGCTCGTGGTGGTGCGCCAGGGCCAGTCGGCGGGCCAGCGCACCCTGGCCGCGTCGTCGTTCGACAACGAGCTCTGGACGAAAATCATGGCCGTGTTCTGCCGCCCCATGGCCACGGCAGCTTCTTCCGAAGCCGCCAGCTACGGCGCTTTCCCCAATCCCGCCGTCGAAATCCTTACCCTGCGCCAGCCCGCCCCAACCGCCGTCAACGTGCGCCTGCTCGACGCGTTGGGCTGCCAAGTGCGCCGCCAGCCGACGGCCGGAATCGAGACTTCCGTTTCAGTAGCGGCTTTGGCACCGGGGCTTTACACGGTGCAGTGGCTTGATGCCGCGGGGCGCGTGCTGGCCAGCCGCCGGGTGGCCCGACTGTAG